CTTCTAGCGCTCTGGCCATTGGTCATTGCCCGTACGGCGTTACTCCTCGTGCTCGGCAGCAAGCAGCAGATTAGCGTAGACCCGGATATTCTGCACAGTTGCGATAACCTTGAGATTGAACTGGAAGTGTTCCGTGTTGCCACTTCTGTATCCTTTGAATTGATGGGTGCGGCCATTTTCACCGCGGTCCGAGAGTCATTCCCCGCTAGTGCCTGCGAAGACTTCGCGCCACTAGTGCTTGACTCTGGCGTGCTGAGTCCACATTTTTAGCAGACTGAATCTGCAAGGCCTACTTAGCGTGCTGTTTCGCGTTTTTCCAGTTTCAACTCCCTGCCGTGGGCCGTGTTGACCCACCAACCAAAGCCCGCGGCAGTGAAAAACATGATGAAGCTGTAAATGGCGGCGGGAATGGCCATTGTCGAGTTGTTCAGCAGACTCGGGCTAAGCGCTAGGGCGATGGCCAAGGTACCGTTGTGAATCCCGATTTCCATGCCAATGGCCACGGCTTGCCGCTGAGGCGCTTGGAACATGCGCGGGGCTAAATAGCCGATACCGAGACTGAGCAGGTTGAACAGCAGAGCCGCCAGCCCGACGACCGGTGCGTAATCCAGGAAGGTCTGCCAATCCTTGATTAATACCAAGATAACGGTGCCGACGAGGAACAGTGCGGAGGCGATTTTCATCGGGCGCTCCATGCTTGCGGCGAAGTGCGGTACCCACCTGTTTATCAGCATGCCCAGACCGACCGGCACCAGAACGATCGCGAATACTTGCAGCACCTTGGCGAATTGCAGTGGAATGGCCTGGTCGGCCTCCATGAAATACAACAGTGACAGGTTGACCAGCAGTGGCATGGTAAGAATGGCAATCACCGAGTTGACTGCGGTCAGGGTTACGTTTAAGGCCACATCACCGTGTGCAAGGTGACTGTAGAGGTTGGCTGAGGTTCCGCCGGGAGAGGCTGCCAGCAGCATCAAGCCGACGGCTAGAGCGGGCGCCAGGTTGAAACCCTTGGCGATGAGAAAACAGATTAGAGGTAACAGGAGTAACTGGCAGACTAAACCGATCAGTACCGGTTTGGGGTACTTCACCACGCGGGAGAAATCCGTCGGGGTTAGCGACAGGCCCAGGCCCAGCATGATGATCCCTAGGGCGATGGGGAGAAAGGCAGATAACAAGGGGGTGGCGGTCATTATTGTTGTACTCGCAGGAGGGGCGTTCAAATCAGTGTGCGTCCCGTATAGAGTCGTGCACGGTCTGAGTTATCGTAATGCAAGGCGTTGGAGTCTGGAGTGAGCACTGCTCAGGCATCGTACCCCGGCATTTGTTGGTCCAATTTGCGCAGCAGTGCCGGCCAAGGCAGCGATCCGCCCATGTCGTTTGTGGAGCGCATCGCCCCGTTGATCATTTGCTGGGCACTATCAAGAATGTGCTGCGCAATCCTGGTCAACGCAACGCCAGTGCCTTGCGCCATCAGTTGGATCTCACAGGCACGCTGCAGGATAAACATCCTAAGAAAGGTGTCGGGGATGCTTGCGCCACAGGTCATCAACCCATGGTTGCGCAGGATCATGAAGTCGGTATCGCCCAGATCCGCTTGCAGTCGTGCTTTTTCATCATCACGTAGCGCAACGCCTTCATAGTCGTGGTAACTGAGACTGCAGAGAATGAACACCGACTGCTGCGATAGCGGCAGTAGGCCTGCTTCTTGTGTCGACAGGGCGACCCCTGCTGCGGTGTGGGTATGCACCACACAATTGACGTCGTGGCGAACCTGGTGGACGGCGCTATGGATGGTGTAGCCGGCCGGGTTGATCTCGAACGTGCTGCCCATCAGCTTGGTCCCTGCCAAATCCACTTTGAGCAGGCTGGAGGCAGTTATTTCATGGAACATCAAGCCGAAGGGGTTAATCAGGAAATCTTCGGAATCTGGCACCTTGGCGGAAATATGGGTAAACACCAGATCGTCCCAACCATACAGCGCGATCAGGCGATAACAGGCGGCCAAGTCGATACGGGTCTGCCATTCGACGTCGGATACCAGGTTTTTTATATTAGGCAATTGGAGGGAAGCATTCACGGTACCGACCTTGTCATAGATAGAGTGCGGCCTGAGTCTAGTGGAAAACAAAAAAGCCGAAACTCGCCTTGGCAGCCAGACTGGTCGCCTTGCCGGACACCTTATCCGTGCGGATGACGCCAGGGCTTGTCTTGGGGGCTGGCGCTAGGTAGAACAGTCGCTCTGTGTTGAACTTGAGTCCGTATATGAGCGAGCGCACTACATCCTCCAGTTGGGCCAGTGCGATTGTTCAGTCACTGGAAATGGATGGGGTCAATTGCTCTGAGCTTTTCGAACATCTGGGCATGTCCTTCTCGGCGCTAGGCGATCCCGATGCCCGTTTTGCGCAAGATGACATGACACGTTTGTGGCAATTGGCTGTCAAGGTTTCCGGTAATCCCGCCATCAGTTTGAACATGGCCCGGGTTGTGCGGCTGTCGGCGACTAATGTGGTGGGATATGCCTTGATGTCCAGTCGCAATTTGCATGAAGGTATTTCCAACCTTGTACGCTATCAGCGCATCATTGGAGATGGGGCGGATTTCAGCTTCCACCCTATGCTCGATGGTTATGAATTGACGTTGGTCATCCACGGTGATCGCTTGCCGGCGAGCAGAGAAAGCGCGGAAGGGGCGCTGGCGTATTTTATTGCATTTTGTAACTGGCTAGCCTTTAGCCCTCTGAAACCTAGGTTGGTAAGTTTTCGAGGAGAACCGCCGCGAGCCTTGGAGCCTTACCACGAGACGTTCAAAGGACCCTTGCGGTTCAATGCCGAGCGCTATGCTGTGTTGTTCGACCGGGCTGATATGCATGCGCCCTTGCCAACGGCCAATGAAGCGTTGTCTCGGTTGCACGAGCTTTTCGCGAGCGACTATCTGACACGCTTTTCGGACGGTCAGGTCAGCCATCAGGTGCGTCAGTTGATTTGCCGTTTGCTGCCCCAAGGCGAACCCAAGCGTGAAGAGGTTGCTAAAACTATGCTGCTCTCCGAGCGTACCCTGCAGCGTCGATTGATGGAGGAGGGCACCAGTTTTCATCGGATGCTCGATGACACCCGGCGCGATTTGGCCAGGCAGTACCTGACCCAGCCTAAACTCCCTCTGCAAGAAATTTCCTATCTTCTGGGGTTCGCGGCTCCCAGCAACTTCTTTCGCGCGTTCCGTCGCTGGTTCGACACCACGCCCAATGAGTATCGGGCTAGGCTGGTGGGTTGACAGGGCGCAAGAGGGGCGTTGTAGCGTGCGCAGAACTCGACAGTTATCTGGCGCTGCTGTTGAGCTTTGAATTGGTCGCGCATGAATCGGTCCATGCCCAAGTAACGGAAGGAGTGATCTACCGGCAAACCACCGAAAATTGTCATCCAGCAATTTGAGGTGGGTCAGGATGCGATGATCTTTATCAATAAAAAGCCGGAAGAATGATCTCCCTGTTTTTTGATTTTGCGGTTGCGTACGTTTAGCAATCCCGCACTGCGGTGTCAGGGCGCCACGCTCGCTGCTAACGGGAACAGCCCAAGTAACAAGCAAGTCAGCAAGATCAGGAAGCTCAGCGCAAAAGCCCAGTTCATGGTGTACTTCTGGTGATCGCTGAACTCGACACCCGCCAGGCCGCAGAGCAGGTAGGTAGATGCCACCAGCGGGCTGAGCAAGTGGACCGGTTGACCGACCAGCGAGGCACGGCCGATTTCAGCGCGGGTAATGCCATATACTTCTGCCGCCTTGGCCATTACCGGCAACACACCGTAGTAAAACGC
The genomic region above belongs to Pseudomonas poae and contains:
- a CDS encoding bile acid:sodium symporter family protein is translated as MTATPLLSAFLPIALGIIMLGLGLSLTPTDFSRVVKYPKPVLIGLVCQLLLLPLICFLIAKGFNLAPALAVGLMLLAASPGGTSANLYSHLAHGDVALNVTLTAVNSVIAILTMPLLVNLSLLYFMEADQAIPLQFAKVLQVFAIVLVPVGLGMLINRWVPHFAASMERPMKIASALFLVGTVILVLIKDWQTFLDYAPVVGLAALLFNLLSLGIGYLAPRMFQAPQRQAVAIGMEIGIHNGTLAIALALSPSLLNNSTMAIPAAIYSFIMFFTAAGFGWWVNTAHGRELKLEKRETAR
- a CDS encoding class II aldolase/adducin family protein; translation: MNASLQLPNIKNLVSDVEWQTRIDLAACYRLIALYGWDDLVFTHISAKVPDSEDFLINPFGLMFHEITASSLLKVDLAGTKLMGSTFEINPAGYTIHSAVHQVRHDVNCVVHTHTAAGVALSTQEAGLLPLSQQSVFILCSLSYHDYEGVALRDDEKARLQADLGDTDFMILRNHGLMTCGASIPDTFLRMFILQRACEIQLMAQGTGVALTRIAQHILDSAQQMINGAMRSTNDMGGSLPWPALLRKLDQQMPGYDA
- a CDS encoding AraC family transcriptional regulator → MSERTTSSSWASAIVQSLEMDGVNCSELFEHLGMSFSALGDPDARFAQDDMTRLWQLAVKVSGNPAISLNMARVVRLSATNVVGYALMSSRNLHEGISNLVRYQRIIGDGADFSFHPMLDGYELTLVIHGDRLPASRESAEGALAYFIAFCNWLAFSPLKPRLVSFRGEPPRALEPYHETFKGPLRFNAERYAVLFDRADMHAPLPTANEALSRLHELFASDYLTRFSDGQVSHQVRQLICRLLPQGEPKREEVAKTMLLSERTLQRRLMEEGTSFHRMLDDTRRDLARQYLTQPKLPLQEISYLLGFAAPSNFFRAFRRWFDTTPNEYRARLVG